From one Equus caballus isolate H_3958 breed thoroughbred chromosome 29, TB-T2T, whole genome shotgun sequence genomic stretch:
- the SKIDA1 gene encoding SKI/DACH domain-containing protein 1, whose protein sequence is MGDLKSGFEEVDGVRLGYLIIKGKQMFALSQVFTDLLKNIPRTTVHKRMDHLKVKKHHCDLEELRKLKAINSIAFHAAKCTLISREDVEALYTSCKTERVLKTKRRKVGRDLATKAPPPERAAAAASPRPGFWKDKHQLWRGLSGAARPLPISAQSPRPGAAAARPAAHLPQIFSKYPGSQYPEIVRSPCKPPLNYETVPLQGNYVAFHSDPAYFRSLLCSKHPAAAAAAAAAAAAAAAAAAAAYYQAAGPQPKAAAGAGGPVSLTYRCRRKRGAAKDCLLAPHAGARRLLLLPRSYKAKAAAAAAAAAAAAAAAGATCLERFHLVNSFCPPPHHHHHHHHHHHHHHHHHRAQQPQQNHHPPHHHRPQPHLGSFPESCSSDSESSSYSDHAANDSDFGSSLSSSSNSVSSEEEEEEGEEEEEEEEEEEEEEGGSGASDSSEVSSEEEDSSTESDSSSGSSQVSVQSIRFRRTSFCKPPSVQAQANFLYHLASAAAATKPAAFEDAGRLPDLKSSVKAESPEEWNLQSWAPKASPVYCPASLGSCFTEIRNDRVSEITFPHSEISSTVKRTDLTINCLAEGASSPSPKTNNAFPQQRILREARKCLQATPTPHCADNNTIAARFFNTASSGAAANSEKDSKIPPCPEYATDLPSSQTDPEVDAAAAATKAENPCTDTGDKTLPFLHNIKIKVEDSSANEEYEPDLITNKLKCECNDTKGEFYSVTESKEEDALLTTAKEGFACPERETPSFNPLAPSRGLSCTLGSPKPEDGEYKFGARVRKNYRTLVLGKRPVLQTPPVKPNLKSARSPRPTGKTETHEGTLDDFTVINRRKKVASNVASAVKRPFNFMANFPCPPSLIIGKDGDLWPAYSLNTTKDSQPPHKAHPIWKWQLGGSAIPLPPSHKFRKFNS, encoded by the coding sequence ATGGGAGACCTGAAGTCAGGTTTTGAAGAGGTGGATGGCGTGAGGCTCGGCTACCTCATCATTAAAGGAAAGCAAATGTTTGCCCTCTCCCAAGTCTTCACGGATCTGCTGAAAAACATCCCGAGGACGACCGTGCACAAGCGCATGGATCATCTGAAAGTGAAAAAGCACCACTGCGATCTGGAGGAGTTGCGGAAACTCAAGGCAATCAACAGCATCGCCTTCCACGCCGCCAAATGCACGCTCATCTCCCGGGAAGACGTGGAAGCGCTCTACACCTCCTGCAAAACCGAGCGTGTCCTCAAGACCAAGCGCAGGAAGGTCGGCCGGGACCTGGCCACAAAGGCGCCGCCGCCAgagcgcgccgccgccgccgccagccccCGCCCGGGTTTTTGGAAGGACAAGCACCAACTTTGGCGGGGCCTGAGCGGAGCCGCGCGGCCCCTGCCAATCAGCGCGCAGTCCCCGCgccccggcgccgccgccgcgcgccccgcCGCCCATCTACCTCAGATTTTTAGCAAGTACCCGGGCTCGCAGTACCCGGAAATCGTGCGCTCGCCTTGCAAACCCCCTCTAAACTATGAAACCGTCCCGCTCCAGGGAAACTACGTCGCTTTCCACTCGGACCCTGCTTATTTTCGGAGCCTGCTGTGCAGCAAGCACCcggccgccgccgcagccgccgccgccgccgctgccgccgccgccgccgccgccgccgctgcctaCTACCAGGCGGCCGGGCCCCAGCCCaaggcggcggcgggcgcgggagGCCCGGTGAGCCTGACCTACCGGTGCAGGCGCAAGCGCGGGGCCGCCAAGGACTGCCTGCTCGCGCCGCACGCCGGCGCCCGccgcctgctgctcctgcccaggTCCTACAAAGCCaaggcggcggccgcggcggcggcagcggcggcggcggcggcggccgccggggcCACTTGCCTGGAGAGGTTTCATCTGGTTAACAGCTTCTGCCcgcctccccaccaccaccatcaccaccatcaccaccaccaccaccaccaccaccaccaccgggCCCAGCAGCCGCAGCAGAATCACCACCCCCCTCATCACCACCGGCCGCAGCCCCATCTGGGCAGCTTTCCCGAGAGTTGTAGCAGCGACTCCGAGTCCAGCTCCTACTCGGACCATGCAGCCAACGACTCAGATTTTGGCTCCAGTTTGTCCAGCTCCAGCAACTCTGTGTCCtcggaggaagaggaggaggagggagaggaggaggaggaggaggaagaggaggaggaagaggaggaggggggcagtGGGGCCTCAGATTCCAGTGAAGTCAGCTCGGAGGAGGAGGACTCGTCCACGGAGTCGGACTCCAGCTCCGGCTCCAGCCAAGTGTCAGTGCAGAGCATCCGTTTCAGGCGCACCAGCTTCTGCAAGCCTCCCAGCGTGCAGGCGCAGGCCAACTTCTTGTACCATCTGGCCTCCGCCGCCGCTGCAACCAAACCCGCTGCTTTCGAGGATGCCGGCAGACTTCCCGACCTCAAGAGTAGTGTCAAAGCGGAGTCGCCGGAGGAGTGGAATCTGCAGAGCTGGGCCCCCAAAGCGTCTCCGGTGTACTGCCCGGCCAGCCTGGGGAGTTGTTTCACAGAGATAAGGAACGATAGGGTATCTGAGATTACATTCCCACACTCTGAAATTTCCAGTACTGTAAAGAGAACTGACCTGACAATTAACTGCCTGGCGGAGGGGGCCTCTTCACCTAGCCCAAAGACAAACAATGCAtttccacaacaaagaatactcCGAGAGGCTAGGAAATGCCTACAAGCAACTCCTACTCCACACTGTGCAGATAACAACACAATAGCTGCTAGGTTTTTCAACACTGCTTCTTCAGGAGCAGCAGCAAATTCAGAGAAAGATTCCAAAATTCCTCCTTGTCCAGAATATGCTACGGATTTGCCCTCTTCGCAAACCGATCCTGAGGTggatgcagcagcagcagccacgaAGGCCGAGAACCCCTGCACTGACACAGGCGACAAGACATTGCCATTTCTGCACAATATTAAAATCAAAGTAGAAGACAGTAGTGCTAATGAAGAATATGAACCTGACCTTATTACAAATAAGCTAAAGTGTGAGTGCAATGATACGAAGGGTGAGTTTTACAGTGTGACTGAAAGTAAAGAGGAGGACGCCTTGCTAACCACAGCCAAGGAAGGTTTTGCATGCCCTGAAAGAGAAACTCCTTCCTTCAATCCACTGGCTCCGAGTCGGGGCCTTTCATGCACTTTAGGTTCTCCAAAACCTGAGGATGGGGAATATAAATTTGGTGCCAGGGTGAGAAAAAATTACCGGACACTAGTACTGGGAAAGCGACCTGTCCTTCAGACACCTCCAGTCAAACCAAATTTGAAATCAGCTAGAAGTCCTCGTCCTACAGGTAAAACTGAGACACATGAAGGAACACTGGATGATTTTACAGTTATAAACAGACGCAAAAAGGTAGCCAGCAATGTAGCATCAGCAGTGAAAAGGCCATTTAATTTCATGGCAAATTTTCCTTGTCCACCATCCCTCATTATTGGGAAGGATGGGGATTTGTGGCCTGCATATTCCTTAAACACCACTAAGGATTCCCAACCTCCTCACAAGGCCCATCCTATATGGAAATGGCAGCTGGGCGGTTCTGCAATACCTCTCCCACCTAGTcacaaattcaggaaatttaattcataa